One Verrucomicrobiota bacterium genomic window, CTGGCTTCCAAGGCAGAGTTGGAAAAACAGTTAGCTCGACAAGTCACGGCGTTTTCTTACCCCTATAATTCCTATTTATTCACCGATGTGGAGCTTTGTCGGGAAGTCGGTTTTACGCAGATCTTTACCGTTGATCCGGGGCGTTTTGCCCCTGGCACCTTGCAGGATACGGTTCCGCGGAGGACGGTTTTTAGTGTTCACGATTCCCTTCCCCGATTTTCACAATTGTTATTGGATTGAGCATAGCCGGGAAATGCGAATCGCCCCCATTTACGTTTGTCCGCGTTTTTAGGCTTTCAACTTTTCATTAGAATGCTTTCCCTTCCCAAAGTTTCTGTTGTCATGAGCGTTTTTAACGGCGCGCGCACTCTGCAACGCGCCGTTGATAGTATCTTGTCCCAAGCGGGTGTGGAGTTGGAGTATATCATCGTCAATGATGGGTCCAACGATGGTACGGCACAAATGCTGGTGGCTCTTGCGGAGAAGGATGGCCGGATCAAAGTTATACACCAGCCAAACGCCGGTCTGACGCGGGCGCTGATTCGTGGATGTGCCGAGGCTAAAGGCGAATTTATCGCTCGCCAAGATGCGGATGATGTGTCGCTGCCGGGGCGATTGGCCAAACAATCCGCGTTTTTGATAAATAATCCCAGCGTAGCCTTGGTCTCCTGCTGGACCCAGTATATCGGTCCGGAAGATGAACTGCTTTATGATGTATGCCGGAAAGAAGATCCAGAAGTGGCAACCGCTATGCTGCGGTCTGGAGATGCTAGTAGTCTCCGCGGCGCTTCCGGTCATGGCACTGCCATGTTCCACCGAGCCGATTATCTGCGTGCCGGCGGATATCGGGACCAGTTTTATTTTGCCCAAGATATGGATCTCTGGCTGCGTCTGGCTGAATTGGGCCAGTTAGCCTTTGTGCCGGAGGTGCTGTACCAGGCGCGGTTTGGGACCTCTGACATCAGCGGTAAGTATCACCGTGAACAGATTGCCTTGGGTAAGTTAATGCTTCAAGCGCACGCGGCGCGGCGGGGTGGAGAAAGTGAAACGCCCTATTTAGAGCAGGCGGCCAGAATTCGCCCAGATGGTCGAAAATCAACAAACCGACAGCAGGCTGCGGGTAGCTACTTCATCGGCAAAATGTTACTTGGTCGCGGCGATGCCCGTGGTCGTAAATACCTCTGGCAGGCCGTCCGTATCTGCCCCCTCCATTTTAAAGCCTGGCTGTCACTTGTGCTGAACCGGTGATACAAAATGGCCTATGCGTTTCGGAGCCAGTTATAATTCCACCCTGTTGTTTCACGTCGTTTGTGATCGTTTGCGAAGCCACGTTCTGACTCTGCGAGGTTGCACTCAGGGTGGCAAGTGCCGCGTTGGCGCTCGGGTGCGTGTGGATAATCCCCATAAGTTGGCGCTCGGGTTTCGCTGCCAAGTTGAGGAGCAAGTCTGGTTCAAGCTAGTAGAACCCAAAGCTCAAATCAGCGTCGGCAACTATACCTTCATCGGGCGGGGGAGTGAATTCGATGTGCTGGATCACGTCACAATTGGCAATCATGTGTTGATTGCTCCCGGTGTGTTTATCTCTGACCACGGGCATAATATTGCCTCAGGTTCGCTCATTGCCAGCCAAGAATGCACTTTCGTGCGTAGTTTGCAGCGCAATCAATGATTAACGTGGATGTACATCGCAGTGAAGTTAATTCATGGGTTTGAAACTCATTTTTACGAATTTGAATCGTGATGAGTTATTGTGTTCTGTCGTTGCTGAAATATGATTAAAATAGGTTTTTTTTCTCCTTATGGGCTGAGTGGTTTTTCAGGTGTGAATGCTGCTTTGCACAAGCATCTTTCCGGAGAGGGTTGTCAATGCGACCTCATAAGTCCGCCGCCGCCATGGCGGGCGAATCTTGTAAAACGAATATTTTATAAAGCGACTCGCCAGCTGAACGGGCTGCAATATTTGTGGGAAAAGGGTGTTTCGCGCTGCCGTTACTATTCGCGACATATCGACCAATCACTCGCTGATGGCAATTACGATGCGGTTCTTATAACGGGTACAGAAAACTGTTCGTTCTGTAAAACGAATGTCCCGCTGTACTCGTATGGCGACTCATTTTTTGGTTCGCGTGTTGATTTATATCCTGATCAAGTACTGGCAAAAATCCACCCGCGATCAATTCATGAGGGTATTCATGTCCAGCAATTGGCTTTGCATCGGCTCCGCCGAATTTACATCAGCTTTCAATGGGCGGTGGAACGAGCAAAAAAGTTTTATGCCTATCAGGGTTTGGAAAAGATCGAGGCTGTGGGCATTGGTGCCAACCTTTATCAGGACACCGGGATCGTCAAAAACACGAGTGACAATGAAAATTTGGGTCTGCTATGGATTGGTGCCGATTGGCAGCGTAAAGGTGGAGACTTGGCCGTTGAGACTGCTATTGCATTACGAAACATGGGAATTCAAGTGAAGTTAAATCTGGTGGGAGCATCCCACCCTGTGCCTGATGGTACATGGATTAAACATCACGGATTCCTTGATCCACAGAATGGGGAGCATCGCAAGCGGCTTTTTGACATTTTTTTTGAATCATCTGTTTTGCTTTTACCTACCAAAGCGGATCTTGGCTCTTTAGCGACTCTGGACGCCTTCGCACTGGGTTGCGTCCCGGCAGCATCGCCTATGGGTTCGATTCCTGAAATCATTGTTAACGACGTTAATGGATGGTTAATTGCGCCGTATTCAGCTCACGAGTGGGCAAAAGTGATTGCGCGAAACGTTCGCAATTCGAAAACCATGAAGGAAATGGTTGAGCGAAATCAACTGCTTTTTAAGACCAAGTGGAATTGGTTTAATGTTTGTCAGAAAATAAGAAATGGCATTCGGGAGGATATTGCAATGCGTAAATAATACTTAGGTGTGTGGCAACAATAAGGATTGATTCTTATTTGGACGCCCGCAAACAGACACCTGACGGATTCACAAATGTTATCTATTGTCATCCCAACCTACGGGCGCGAAATGGTTTTGCTCGATAGCATTGGTTCGCTGCTGCGATTGTTGTCTCCGGGCGCGGAGGAACTCTTGGTCATGGACCAGACTTCGGTGCATGAGATTGGAACTCAAAATCAATTGGAGGAATGGAATCTCAATACCAAGATCCGATGGAATCGCTTGCCTCAGCCTTCCATTGTCAATGCCATGAATATGGGTTTGCAGCAGGCTACCGGAGATTTGGTGCTTTTCTTGGACGACGACATCATTCCCAGCCCAGCGTTGGTGACTGAGCATGTCAAAGCCCACGCCCTCCATCCCGAAGCTTGGGCTGTAGCCGGTCAAATCCTCCAACCCGGCGAGGAACCGGCGCAGGTTAAAAACCCAACGCCGTCACTGAAACACCGTTTAACCGAATCACTAAAACACCGCTTCAATTCTACCCAACCCGGTTACACCCTAAACGTCATGGCTGGCAACCTATCCGTAAAACGGGCAAAGGCACTTGAGATAGGTGGATTCGATCCCAACTACATCGGTGTGGCCTACCGGTTTGAATCCGATTTTGCGCGGCGAATCTGGGCGGCAGGTGGCAACGTCTGGTACGAGCCAAAAGCCTCGATCCGGCATTTGCGCGCCCCATCCGGCGGCACCCGAGCTTATGGGCACCACCTCACCTCCGCCTCCCCGATGCATGGTGTGGGCGATTATTACTTTGCCTTGCGTCACGGCCAAGGATTGGAGAAGTGGTGGTATATTGCAAGACGCCCGCTCCGCGAAGTCCGCACCAAGTTCCACTTGCAACATCCGTGGTACATCCCGATCAAACTACTGGGCGAATTGCGGGCAATGCTCCTGGCGTTTAAGCTGGTCCAACAACACCCAAAATCACCAAAAATCGCGTAGCCGATAACCGATAACTGTGTTCATTTATTCAAGTTTCAAGTTTCAGGTTTCAAGTCTTGGGTTCCCATTTTTTTGCCAATAAATATTTTTGCCATGTCCGGCTTCCCATTTTTATGCCGGTTCATTTTTCTGCAAGATCGGTTCCCATTTTCAAGTTTCAGCCTTGTTTTAAATTCAGCGTTCCATGTCCGACGCAAACCCAAAACCGTCCGCTGAGCCCATCGTCAAGGCAGAGTATGACAGCCCATGGAAAAAGATGTTGGGGCTCCTGTTTCCGCAGGCGGTACAACTTTGTTTTCCCGCGATTGCGGCGGATATTGACTGGGCCAAGGGGTTTGAGTTTTTAGACAAGGAATTTGAACAGATCGTGCGCCTGGCCGAAACGGGCGACCGCCACGTGGACAAACTGGCCAAGGTTTGGCGTTTGGGTGGCGGGGAACAATGGGTGTTGTTGCATGTGGAAGTGCAGGCCCAATGGGAAGCTGACCTCGACCGTCGTTTGTTTGATTATTATTCCCGGATCTTCCAGCGCTTTAACCGCTCGGTCGCCACGGTGGTGATTTACGCCGATGCCAATCCCCGGTGGCAGCCCACCGTCTATGAAAACGAACTCTGGGGCTGCAAAGTGCGCTTGGAATTTCCCACCGTAAAATTATTGGACTTGGCCGCAGATGAGGAAGCGCTACTGAACCATCCCAATCCCTTCGCCATCGTGGTATTGGCCCAGGTTGAGGCGGTGAAACACGCCAAAGACGAAACCCGCAAGTTCGCCTGGAAGAAGCGCTTAGCGCAACTGGGCTACCAACGCCACTATGAGCGGGACCTGATTGTGGACTTGTACAACTTCGTGGATTGGGTTATCCTGTTGGCAGAACCTCTGGCAGTGAGGTTCGACGGTGAACATACTGCGTTTGAGAAAGAACAACATATGGAATACGTGACACATATCGAACGGCGAAGCATCGAAAAAGGTCGCCAAGAAGGTCGCCAAGAAGGCCGCCAAGAAGGCCGCCAAGAAGGCCGGGTGGAATCGCTCCAAGAAGCCGTGCTTGATGTTTTGGAGACGCGGTTCACCGAATTACCCTACTCCTTGCGCGAGTCTGTGCTTGCGATCCAGGATCGGGACGCTTTAAAAAGACTTCATCGTCTGGCCCTGCAAGTGCCTGATATAAATACTTTTACACATCAGACCAAAGTTTGAGTTTAAGGCCTGACGCTTGCGGACTTTTTGAGCAAACAATAACAATTAACTGCTAACCGATAACGGTTCTTGATCTTAACCAAGAACTGCGAACTGTTTTTGTTTTTAAACCGCGAACTGTTTTCACAATCCGTTATGTTTCTGAAGCCGGAGTTGGAACGGGAAGTCGAGCAGGAAATTGCCGAATTTGAAAACACAAAACGTATGAAATACATTACCAGCATTGAACGGTTTGGTCTCGAAAAAGGTCTCGAAAAAGGTCTCGAAAAAGGTCTCGAAAAAGGCCGCCAGGAAGCCTTGCGCGAGAACATCTTTGCGGTTCTGGAGGCCCGGTTCACGGATGTTCCTTATGCGATTAACGAAGACCTCAAGGACATTGCCGATCTGGATCGCCTCAAAGCACTGCTTCGTCGCGCAAGTACGGCACCCACACCGGAGGATTTTCTTCAGACCCTGCGGAAATGAGGCAGAGGCCCGCTTCTGCTTGGTACCGTCCGATAACCGCCTCGCAACTAAAACCGCCGAAATGAGAACTTTTTCCGATTTTTGCGTCTTTGCGCGGCCATTCAAAACTGAAGGCCGCAAACCAGGAACTGTCTTTGCCTTTATGCGATGGCCGGTATTTGATTCAAAGGGGACCGGTGGCGGGTTTTCGCTTCTTGGCTTGTACCATTGCCATCTTCTCCGGTGCACAACTGTTCGCCCTAGAGATCATCGGCGAATACCTCGTATGAATGCATTTCCGCTCGCTCGAAAAACCTCCGTACTGTGTGGCACCAACCACGGAGCAATTTAAACAGCCCACGTCTATTCATGCAAACTGAGTCTCATCCTTTGATTTGTGCTGGTCGCGTTTGGGCTACGGCTGAATTGCTTCCAACAGATTCTGAAGTATTTGGGTTTAGTGTAGGGCGACTTAAATTGAGCCAATATCCACCTACACATAACCAGTTCTCAGAAGCTTCCGAATCACTGCGAGAATGGGTGCACCATCTGGCGGCACCCGTGCCTACG contains:
- a CDS encoding glycosyltransferase family 2 protein; amino-acid sequence: MSAFLGFQLFIRMLSLPKVSVVMSVFNGARTLQRAVDSILSQAGVELEYIIVNDGSNDGTAQMLVALAEKDGRIKVIHQPNAGLTRALIRGCAEAKGEFIARQDADDVSLPGRLAKQSAFLINNPSVALVSCWTQYIGPEDELLYDVCRKEDPEVATAMLRSGDASSLRGASGHGTAMFHRADYLRAGGYRDQFYFAQDMDLWLRLAELGQLAFVPEVLYQARFGTSDISGKYHREQIALGKLMLQAHAARRGGESETPYLEQAARIRPDGRKSTNRQQAAGSYFIGKMLLGRGDARGRKYLWQAVRICPLHFKAWLSLVLNR
- a CDS encoding glycosyltransferase family 4 protein; amino-acid sequence: MIKIGFFSPYGLSGFSGVNAALHKHLSGEGCQCDLISPPPPWRANLVKRIFYKATRQLNGLQYLWEKGVSRCRYYSRHIDQSLADGNYDAVLITGTENCSFCKTNVPLYSYGDSFFGSRVDLYPDQVLAKIHPRSIHEGIHVQQLALHRLRRIYISFQWAVERAKKFYAYQGLEKIEAVGIGANLYQDTGIVKNTSDNENLGLLWIGADWQRKGGDLAVETAIALRNMGIQVKLNLVGASHPVPDGTWIKHHGFLDPQNGEHRKRLFDIFFESSVLLLPTKADLGSLATLDAFALGCVPAASPMGSIPEIIVNDVNGWLIAPYSAHEWAKVIARNVRNSKTMKEMVERNQLLFKTKWNWFNVCQKIRNGIREDIAMRK
- a CDS encoding glycosyltransferase: MLSIVIPTYGREMVLLDSIGSLLRLLSPGAEELLVMDQTSVHEIGTQNQLEEWNLNTKIRWNRLPQPSIVNAMNMGLQQATGDLVLFLDDDIIPSPALVTEHVKAHALHPEAWAVAGQILQPGEEPAQVKNPTPSLKHRLTESLKHRFNSTQPGYTLNVMAGNLSVKRAKALEIGGFDPNYIGVAYRFESDFARRIWAAGGNVWYEPKASIRHLRAPSGGTRAYGHHLTSASPMHGVGDYYFALRHGQGLEKWWYIARRPLREVRTKFHLQHPWYIPIKLLGELRAMLLAFKLVQQHPKSPKIA
- a CDS encoding transposase: MSDANPKPSAEPIVKAEYDSPWKKMLGLLFPQAVQLCFPAIAADIDWAKGFEFLDKEFEQIVRLAETGDRHVDKLAKVWRLGGGEQWVLLHVEVQAQWEADLDRRLFDYYSRIFQRFNRSVATVVIYADANPRWQPTVYENELWGCKVRLEFPTVKLLDLAADEEALLNHPNPFAIVVLAQVEAVKHAKDETRKFAWKKRLAQLGYQRHYERDLIVDLYNFVDWVILLAEPLAVRFDGEHTAFEKEQHMEYVTHIERRSIEKGRQEGRQEGRQEGRQEGRVESLQEAVLDVLETRFTELPYSLRESVLAIQDRDALKRLHRLALQVPDINTFTHQTKV